The Gadus macrocephalus chromosome 1, ASM3116895v1 DNA window TGCCCCTCGCTCAGCAGACCCAGCCCACTGCCACTCCTATGCAGCCCCCTGACATCATCCCTCAGGCAGCACAACAGCAAGCGCAGCCTGTCATGATCTCTCAGCCGGCCATTGTCCAACAACAACAGACAGGGATGGAGCCACACACCACCAGCGTACAGCAGCAACACCAAATGGAGGTCCATGCCGCTCTGCTTCAACAGAAGCATGCTAGCGCTGCTCAGCAGCCTCAGCTAGCCGCTGAAACGCTGATGGCTGACCAGCGGCAGCAGAGCCTTTCCACCACGGCCACCCATCAACATCCACCTGAGCTTCAGCAGCACATGTACGTACAGCAAGCCATACCTCCGCAAACCCCTCAACAGACAGTTTTGGCAACACAGCCAGGCATGGAACAACAGCGGCAACAGGTGTTGTCATTTACCCAGCCGGCAGAGCTGCTTCACATGGATCAACATGGACAGACCCTGctacaacagcaacagcaacaacagcttcaacaacagcaacaacaacaacatcaacaacagcttCAACAACAACAGCTTCAACAACAGAATAATCAACAACACatacagcatcaacaacaacaacacccacaacagtaccaacaacagcatcaactgcagaaccaacaacagcagcaactacAGCAACAACtacagcaccaacagcagaaccaaCAACAACCGCAACTacagcaacaaccacagcatcaacagcaacaaccacagcatcaacaacagcaacagcttcaatcacagcagcagcaacaacagcaacaactacaacagcagcttcaacaaaaacaaaatcatcaacaacaactgctACAACACCTTCAACAACAGCAAACCATTTCAATGCAGCAACAGATACCGCAGCAACAGCAAGTGGAacttcaacaacaacagcaacaacaacagaaccaaCATCAAGCTTTACTACTGGAGCAACATGCATGCatccaacagcaacaacaagcccaacaacaacaagcccaacaacaacagcaacaacaagcccaacaacaacagcaacaacaagcccaacaacaacaagcccaacaacaacagcaacaacaagccCAACAGCAACCAtcccaacaacagcaacagcaagcCCAACAGCAACCAtcccaacaacagcaacaacaagcccaaaaacaacaacaacaacaacagcaacaacaacagttgGAGCAGCAACAAGTACTTATTCAAAAACAATTACTGGAGCAACAGCAGGCCCTTCTGCACCAGCGGCAGCAAGAGCAGCAGCCCAAACAATCGTTGCTACCGCAACAACAATCCTTGCTGCAGCAGCAACCACAAGATCAGCAACAGCAAGCCATCTTACAACAACAGCTGGAGCAACATCAACAGCAAGTGATTTTacagcaacaacaactacaTCTTGAGCAGAAGCAGTCAAACCAATTACAGCCGCAGCTTGACCAATCCCATCCGCATGTTCTAATGCAAACCCCTCAGCCTCAGTTGCATCCTCCGAAtgagcaacagcagcagagccAGATGCAACAGCAAGTGGAACAACAGCATCAGCAAGCTCTACTGCAGCAACACCTGCAGCAGCAAGTTCTTCTGCAACAACAGCATGCTCTCCTGCAGCAGCAACGCTTGGATCAACAACAAGCACAGCTCAAGCATCAGCTGgaaacacagcagcagcaggctttGTTACAACAGCAGCTAGAGAAACAACACCAACAAGCCCTGTtgaaacaacagcaacaacaacaacaaccacagcaaccaCAAGCAGAGCCACTGCAACGGAATCAGCAGAATCAGATTCAAGAGCAACCTCAGCAACAGACTACCATTCAACAACTAGAGGCCGTCTCTCTCGAGCAACAGAGGGAGCAGCAGACTTTGATTCAACAGCCATTGACCGGCGTCCAGCAGGTGTGCCTCCCTCAGCAGAGTGTCCCTCAGTTCCCAGGGCCGAGCACAGGTCTCACCCAGGTGCATCAGCAGGCTGCGCtcgtacagcagcagcagaacgcCTACATGGCACAGCAGCACGCTAGCGCTGCAGCGGAGCCCATCGACTCTCAGGCAGCCGTCATGGAGGGCACCCTGCACCAAACTCAAATGATACCGCAGGCCCAGGTCCCGACACCTGTCCAGGCCACGAAACATCCCGCTCAGTCACTCGCTGCTGTGATGCAAGCTCAAGTCCCGGCCCAGCAGCGACAGAGTGACCTCCTGCCCAATAGCATAACCCAGGTCCCAGTCCAGTTCCAGACCATGGCCGCCCCCCCGGCACCGCAGCCTCGATCAATGATGGAAGCCCcagtggctcttcaggtggtGACTTCCATCCAGGGCCAGCCGCCATCGGCCCAGACTCAGCAACTTCACTTGCAGGCCACACTTCCGATGGCTGCCACAATGACGCCGGGCGAGGCGGCGGCTCAGCCTTTAATCCGCCTACAGCCCCTGCATCCGGTGATGCAGAGTCAGCCTCAGCCACCACAAGGCCAAATACCAACTGACGCAACCATGATGGCTCAGCAGAACCAAGCCCCCATTCAGTCCCCGCCGGCTGTTGCCATGGCTCCCTGTCAGGTTCAACCTAACATACCAGCACAACAGACTGGCCAAATTTCAGGAATGTTACAGGCCCAGCTGCAGCCATCTGGCCAGGTGCAGGTTCAGGCTCCCACCGGCATTTTGGCGCCCCAGTATAATCAAGCCCTTCAGGCAGCGATGCCCTCAATACACCAGGACATCGttccacaacagcagcagccctcTGTACTGCAGCATCAGCAGATGATTCTGTCTCCTGGCGCCATTGGAAGTGTTGGAGCAGGCATGGCTGTCAGTTGCTCCATGGTCGACCCCATATCCTTTACATCTGCTCTTCCTCCTGTACAGCAGACGGGGCAAGCATACGTTGCTAGTCAAACAATTCAACAGCCAGCGGTTCAGAGCCAGCAGCAGTTGACGGGAAATATAGCCGTGCCTTCCGTCACCCACTCTTTACCCCAGCCGGCAACTATTCAACCTACTGggcagtaccaacaaccactgcagaCGCTACCACAAATGCAAAATCAGCAACAACAAatgcagcaacagcaacaaatgcaacagcaacaacaaatgCAACAGCAACAAATGCAACAGCAACAAATGCATCAGCAACAGATGCAACAGCAACCAATGCAACAGCAACCAatgcaacaacagcagcagccacaACCGCCACTTCCATTTCACCAGACGCACCAGGCCCTTCCCGGTCCGGCCTCCATGCAGCAACCGCTCCTCCTTCAGCAGCAAGCCCTGGATCCGAGTCAGCTGCCCCCACAGCCTCACGCGGCTCCCCAGCTGCTCACCCAGTACTCTGCCCAGATCGTCTCAAAGGGCCCAGCCCAGCCGCAGTCCCCGCCCCAGGCGCTCCCGCTGTACAGTCAGATCGTCGCAGGGCAACCCCCGTCGTCCGTGCAGAGGACGCTGCCCGCCGACACACATACCCAGACCGGCATGCAGGCCCaggctcagacgcacacacagacgcacgtcCAGACACAGGCCCACCCTCACGCACAGATCCAACCGGCCAACCCCTCTTTCGTGGCAGAGCAGGCTGCTCTTCCCCATGCCGCCTTTCCCCTCCAACAGATGCCCCCCAGTCCCACTCATACCTCCTACCCGCCAGCATCGCTAGCCACCCTCTCCCAGCTGCCCTCCCTCCACGCTCTGGCTGGCCAAGTTCCTCCAGAGCTCACCTCGCCCCCACCAGGGGGGCCGAGCACCTTACCCGGATGGGCTGAcgtccccacctcccctcctcctgtcgcACCTGTCCAGTTGCTTGACTCTAATGTCCCTTTGCTGTCCCAAACCTCGCTGCAAGACTGTGACCCTCCTCCATTGCTGGGCATAGCTCAGGTACAGGCCACAAGACCCACTGGGTTGTTACCTCACAGCATTGTCTTCAGTTAGTTTTCTAATAGTGATTTGGTTTCCTTTTTTATCTGATATTCTCCAGCACTAATTCACGTGACAAAATTAACGTAATATTCTATTTTTCGATATTACtacaaaattacaaacatttcaTTAGCTTAACTAACCAATTCAACAATGGATTTATATTCAatgattttatttgaatttccTTGATTTATCCTACTAATGTTTTATTGTATTGCCTCTGTGCCTTTGATCTCCATTCCCCTGGATTCTACAGGAAAGTCCCCATCTATCAGGCACAGAATACCACTCTTCAACAGGGTATGTGTTGAAAACACAGTTTGTCATTAGAGCTGAAAAtcacattacattttttatagtAGATACAGTATGCTATTCACAGCCATTTAACTAGACCAGGCTCTAGCAGACACATAGGGGATTGTGAATAGTAAGCATCCATTACGACATGGAATAGCCTCACAGCTATTTTTGCATCTGTACAGCATACTGTCATAATGCATATCATCTGACCTACAGATCTGCTCCACCGAACGGAGAAGAGATGCTGCAGCTCCTGGCCAATGGGAAGCTCGAAAAACTCAAGTCTCAAAGGCGATCTTCTGGCCAGAAGCCTGAGAAATGCTCCCTCCAGTTTCAGCTGAGCATGCTGCAGGTGGGTTGGACCCTAAGCAATCGGATATGCGTGTGGGTGAGTTGCGTAATTCATTCATCCTGGTTCCGTAATTAATTCTTCATGTCGCCCGTAGGTTTCCAGCAGTGGTGACAATATGGTTGAATGCCAGTTGGAGACCCATAGCAACAAGATGGTGACATACAAGTTTGACATTGAAGGGGATGCACCCGAGGACATTGCGGATTATATGGTAGAATACACATATGCATTTGCAGTTATCAGTCAACAGTATTTATTGAATTGAAGAGCTTGTTTGCGTAATCATCAAGTAACTGCTTCATTATGTTTACTTAGGTGGAGGAAGACTTTGTCCTTGAATCTGAGAAAGAGAAGTTTGTGGAGCAGTTGAGGGCCATAGTCAAGAAAGCCCAGGAAATTCTTCAAACAAAGTCACAGGTATGTTCTTATTGAAACACACAATTTTtgtttcctttccttccttaaATAAATTACAACATTTTCATCTCTTTTTAGACGGGATCTTTTGAGCATCAATCGAGCACTCCCACTGGTTCTGCAGGTGAGTTTTCAAAgctgtatttattttgtcttaCACTAAAGAGATTAAAGAGAACAGACTTTTCCTTTGAGAGTCTGCTAACTCCATGTCTGCCAACCTACAGACTCAGTTCCCCAGTCCTCCCCAGTGGGGCGTTGGCGCTTCTTTATCAACCAGACCATTCGCCACAGAGACTCAAACCAGGGAGCCAtcacaccgccccctactggagaGATACGATTACCTCAGTCCCCAGAGAAAGGTAAGCCCTTCTGCGTAACATGTAAAGATATGGCGCTAAATTAACTCAGTTAATAAGCAAGCGGCCTAACAAAAACTAATCTATCCCTGcctcctcccccctacccctcccccaTTCTCTTTATGGTGGCTGCAGAGTTTGAAAGATCTCAGAGGTCAGAGCCTTCCATCGCAAtggcctctccctcctcccccgcccatTACGCTgcttccccccccacctccgctGCCTCCGCCCCGGCCTCCATGtccgccccccccaccgccgccacaGTTCACGCTGCCACCACTCCCACCTCGGACAGCATCTCCGCCCCGGCTTCTACCCTAACCAGCCTGGCCGCAGCGCCTTCGGCCCCTTCTGCACCCCCGACCGGTCTGGAGCTACTGGTCCTCACCTCGGTCGCCGGCCCTTCCTCCTCGCCGTTACCGTCTTCCGCGTCCAACCTGAGAGCCGCCGCCGCTGTGCCCGCCTCCTCCGCTGCCCCCGTCCCCGACGTCCTCTCACCCCACGGCTCTAGCGGAAGCTCCGTTACGGCTGCAAACTACGGGGAGACGGGACTGGCGGCCCCGGGCCAGCACGCGTCCGGAGGGGATCACTCCACCTCGGTTGACCCTCGTCCTCTTCCCCCCGTTCTCGCCGCCGCTGCGGTCACCTCCCCCCCAGGCAGCCAGGTGatgcaggagcagcagcagcagcagcagcagcagcagcagatgttgGCGCAGATGGCCCAGCCAGCGCCGCCCAAACCTCAGCCGCAGCCGCCGACGCACCTTTCCCTGCATCAGGTGCCGCAGCAGATACTGCAGCAGGTGTCGCCGGCGCCGACGACGCCGCAGCTTCAAGGCTTACAACGCCAAGCCCTGCAGCTTCAGCAGCTACCAATGGTGCCGCAGATGCAGCAGGTCTTACCGCCACAACCGCAGCCAATACAACAGCAGATCTACCAAGAGCAATTCAAAATACCACAGGAGCAAATACTACAGCAGTCTTTTCAGGTGTTACAATTACAACAACCCCCGTTACAGCAGCAACATCCCAGCCAGACTGAGCCGGTGGTGCAGCAGTCAGTCAACCCTCAAATGGCTCAAATGCCGCCAGCGGAATTGCACTCGGCGGCGCAGCATGTGACTGGTCAACAGCAAACTCCACAGTACAGCACACAGGTGCTACAGCAGCCCGCAGTGCAGCAGCTACCATCGACCCCAGTGGCAGCAGTGTctctgcagcaggcccaggccgACCCCCTGCAGCAACACCTAGCGCTGCAGCAGACAATGCAGCTGCAGCAACAGCAAAGGctccaacaacagcaacagctgcTGATGTACGCTGCCTCAGTGCAGCCCGACCCGGTGCAGACACTTCCCCAGTCGGTCAGTCAGCAGTTTGTCCCGCAGCAGAGGGCGCAGCCTTCCAATGCCAGCTACGTCCAGCCAACCACGcttccaccaccgccgccagcgCAGCTGCAGCAGCCCCTGCAGCCACAGCAGCCGGTCCACATGCAGCATGAGTCAGTGAAGGCCGGGGACCCGCCCCAGCAGGAGGACCCCCTGCCCAAGCAGCCCTTGTCGCAGCAGTCTGAGTCTGAACTCTCCGTGGGGGAGGCCGGAATCACGGAGGAACCGGCGGGGAGCCAGGGCCACTTCCAGCCTGCCTCGgactcctctctgcctcctctggctcctctgCCTCTGAGCACGACCGAAGCACCGcccgcctccctctccctcaccctcacacccTCGCCCGCCCAGCCCTCCTCCGTGGTCGAGTCCGACAGCGAGGGTCCGCCCAAAATGGAGTTTGTGGACAACCGCATCAAGACGCTGGATGAGAAGCTGCGCAACCTGCTGTACCAGGAGCACAGTGGGGCGGCGGCaccgggggcagggggcggggctgtggCCCCCAGCCCACCTCCAGTATCTCAGACCGCGGCCTCCACCGCGTCCACTGGTGGGGACGAGACTTTGGAGCTCTCCACGTTCCAACCGCTGTCCGGTCACCTGCCAGGCTCCTCCTCAGACACCTCCCctcaatcctcctcctccaccagctccacctcctcctcctcctcgtccacgACCTCCCGCTCCTCGTCCACCTCCCCAGAGCCCGAGGCGcagagggcagaggaggaggtgggtgcgTCGGAGGGGCCGCAGATAGACCAAGCTCTgccctctggctctggctctgggtCAGGGTCCGCCGCCCcgccaccctcctccctcctgatgCCCCAGCAGGAAGACTCTGTCGAGCCCCAGCGCCAACCTGTCCCCGGAGAACCTACTGTACTCGTAAGTTTCATTCATTAGTTTAGAGACGGACAAAAAACGGATCGAGTCCTCTCCGTCAAGTAGCAAGTTGCACCACCAACTTTCAACTCTCCAGTACAACAAGCTTTATTATTCCCCGTTATTTCTctgataattatttatttaggaAATTCCATTTCATCAAATTATTCATCAAACAACCTTGCAGAGGACATTAGGCATTGAGTTCTAGAGATCCATAGTAAATCACTAATGCCCCACTAACTGTCTCTGCGCCTTATTCCCCATTCCTTTTCCCGATCCCACCCGGGGTCTCTAGGCTGTCTCCCCACACTCAGACACCAGTGCCCATGGAGAGGCGTCCGCGGACCCAAAACAGCAAGCCATCCCTCTGCGGCAaggactgcagcagcagcagcaaaatGCAGGAGGTGGATATTTTGGCCTAAACCTGACATGTCCTAGTATCAGAAATCCTGTTAGCAAGAAATCCTGGACTCGCAAATTCAAAAGCTGGGCATGCAAACTGCGCCACTCCGCCAGCTTGTTCAAGAAGCCCAGAGTCCAGCAAGGTAGCGTCTTCTTAGAGGCTGATCAAAAGAGCGAGAGACTGAGCGATTGAGAGATTGAGactgagagattgagagagagagactgaaagagagagagtgagagaatgggATGCTGAGGCATGATGTAAAACCTAATGTCTAGTTCTAGTTGTAACATAGTACCTTAACTCCTTAGATTGTATCTTAGACGATAATTAATAATTGTTAATAGATACATGTTTTGCCTTCTGCTAATGTGACCCTGTAGTCCACTGTAGAGCTTTGATATCACTACATACATGGCTGTTCTTTCTTTGCTATGATTTAATTCCTTTATAACTAAATCTCATTTTCTCGGCAATCCTTTCTTTTTCGCATGCATTTCTCCCCGAGGGGACGAGAGCAGAGGGGAgtaggagagggtgggagggtgtaGAAGGAGGCGACACCCACGGCTCATACCAAAGCCCCCCTCCCGTGCACAGGATTGACCTCTACATGattcaccagcaccaccccatccagccacacacaaacccaccccAACGCACCACCAATCAACTCACTCTGCTCACCACATCGCTTGTAGTGTCCACCAGCACGCAAGCAGAGCCATAACATCATGGGGCCACGGGTTCAAAGGGCACTGACATCTGTGCTACAACACAGATGATGTAGAAGCTTCCTTCTATATTGTGTGACGTGAACAATACCAAATCAACCATTAATGGGAGATTTGGTGAGAACTAACTGAACAGCTTAACTCTATGGCAGTTGTTATTATAATATGTAGGCATTATGTCAATCAACTTTATGTATGTGATATCCCAACTAGGGTTAAAAGACATAACACATAAAGGATTATCACCGTTGATGAGACTACAGGTTATCAACACGGATGTCTCCTACCTCTGTGGAA harbors:
- the si:dkey-151g10.3 gene encoding serine/threonine-protein kinase WNK1 isoform X3, whose product is MATDPGEPTGTEDSSEKPDGRRRGEGAAEEAGERAVGGGGSGRERTRSTPSDFPTYNTKERRDEGGAAGGREREGETPVRPASYSNPSSPALAAGGGRLRREKRFFRKSVEICEEEDEVDEPPPAPHSAPPLEQRSSDSVFAGSGGGGGVQQGEPSAVSASAVLGQEPGAPVATQEAEKDSPASVALQNRERARELEEEAEMKAVATSPGGRFLKFDIELGRGAFKTVYKGLDTETWVEVAWCELQDRKLTKAEQQRFKEEAEMLKGLQHPNIVRFYDSWESALRGKKCIVLVTELMTSGTLKTYLKRFKVMKPKVLRSWCRQILKGLHFLHTRTPPIVHRDLKCDNIFITGPTGSVKIGDLGLATLMRTSFAKSVIGTPEFMAPEMYEEHYDESVDVYAFGMCMLEMATSEYPYSECQNAAQIYRKVTSGIKPASFDKVNDPEIKEIIECCIRQNKSQRLSVRDLLNHAFFGEDTGVRVELAEEDTGSQDCLALRIWVEDPKKLKGKHKDNEAIEFSYDLENDSAEEVAMEMVKSGFFHESDAKVVGKSIRDRVTLIKKSRERRVQQQQLLQQQQQQQQQQDLEERRDSGIQPFTCSHPSCPSSLGPAAAGQVAPRGGGVAGQEPEEALEAEQRARQQHVLSGASALGLPEGETIGSASCESYASDQSHVYSHQGESYAHSHPSYASTASSTGMTSHPGMLPIGQSGGVPNVPIGQSGGISGLSIGQSGGASLGQTFIQPASMATQVLPSVTQQYSQPYISDGSQIANSNALAPSQSYMPPISQQAPLNMLATSLSAGDPTGLAGGMVPLAQQTQPTATPMQPPDIIPQAAQQQAQPVMISQPAIVQQQQTGMEPHTTSVQQQHQMEVHAALLQQKHASAAQQPQLAAETLMADQRQQSLSTTATHQHPPELQQHMYVQQAIPPQTPQQTVLATQPGMEQQRQQVLSFTQPAELLHMDQHGQTLLQQQQQQQLQQQQQQQHQQQLQQQQLQQQNNQQHIQHQQQQHPQQYQQQHQLQNQQQQQLQQQLQHQQQNQQQPQLQQQPQHQQQQPQHQQQQQLQSQQQQQQQQLQQQLQQKQNHQQQLLQHLQQQQTISMQQQIPQQQQVELQQQQQQQQNQHQALLLEQHACIQQQQQAQQQQAQQQQQQQAQQQQQQQAQQQQAQQQQQQQAQQQPSQQQQQQAQQQPSQQQQQQAQKQQQQQQQQQQLEQQQVLIQKQLLEQQQALLHQRQQEQQPKQSLLPQQQSLLQQQPQDQQQQAILQQQLEQHQQQVILQQQQLHLEQKQSNQLQPQLDQSHPHVLMQTPQPQLHPPNEQQQQSQMQQQVEQQHQQALLQQHLQQQVLLQQQHALLQQQRLDQQQAQLKHQLETQQQQALLQQQLEKQHQQALLKQQQQQQQPQQPQAEPLQRNQQNQIQEQPQQQTTIQQLEAVSLEQQREQQTLIQQPLTGVQQVCLPQQSVPQFPGPSTGLTQVHQQAALVQQQQNAYMAQQHASAAAEPIDSQAAVMEGTLHQTQMIPQAQVPTPVQATKHPAQSLAAVMQAQVPAQQRQSDLLPNSITQVPVQFQTMAAPPAPQPRSMMEAPVALQVVTSIQGQPPSAQTQQLHLQATLPMAATMTPGEAAAQPLIRLQPLHPVMQSQPQPPQGQIPTDATMMAQQNQAPIQSPPAVAMAPCQVQPNIPAQQTGQISGMLQAQLQPSGQVQVQAPTGILAPQYNQALQAAMPSIHQDIVPQQQQPSVLQHQQMILSPGAIGSVGAGMAVSCSMVDPISFTSALPPVQQTGQAYVASQTIQQPAVQSQQQLTGNIAVPSVTHSLPQPATIQPTGQYQQPLQTLPQMQNQQQQMQQQQQMQQQQQMQQQQMQQQQMHQQQMQQQPMQQQPMQQQQQPQPPLPFHQTHQALPGPASMQQPLLLQQQALDPSQLPPQPHAAPQLLTQYSAQIVSKGPAQPQSPPQALPLYSQIVAGQPPSSVQRTLPADTHTQTGMQAQAQTHTQTHVQTQAHPHAQIQPANPSFVAEQAALPHAAFPLQQMPPSPTHTSYPPASLATLSQLPSLHALAGQVPPELTSPPPGGPSTLPGWADVPTSPPPVAPVQLLDSNVPLLSQTSLQDCDPPPLLGIAQESPHLSGTEYHSSTGSAPPNGEEMLQLLANGKLEKLKSQRRSSGQKPEKCSLQFQLSMLQVSSSGDNMVECQLETHSNKMVTYKFDIEGDAPEDIADYMVEEDFVLESEKEKFVEQLRAIVKKAQEILQTKSQTGSFEHQSSTPTGSADSVPQSSPVGRWRFFINQTIRHRDSNQGAITPPPTGEIRLPQSPEKEFERSQRSEPSIAMASPSSPAHYAASPPTSAASAPASMSAPPTAATVHAATTPTSDSISAPASTLTSLAAAPSAPSAPPTGLELLVLTSVAGPSSSPLPSSASNLRAAAAVPASSAAPVPDVLSPHGSSGSSVTAANYGETGLAAPGQHASGGDHSTSVDPRPLPPVLAAAAVTSPPGSQVMQEQQQQQQQQQQMLAQMAQPAPPKPQPQPPTHLSLHQVPQQILQQVSPAPTTPQLQGLQRQALQLQQLPMVPQMQQVLPPQPQPIQQQIYQEQFKIPQEQILQQSFQVLQLQQPPLQQQHPSQTEPVVQQSVNPQMAQMPPAELHSAAQHVTGQQQTPQYSTQVLQQPAVQQLPSTPVAAVSLQQAQADPLQQHLALQQTMQLQQQQRLQQQQQLLMYAASVQPDPVQTLPQSVSQQFVPQQRAQPSNASYVQPTTLPPPPPAQLQQPLQPQQPVHMQHESVKAGDPPQQEDPLPKQPLSQQSESELSVGEAGITEEPAGSQGHFQPASDSSLPPLAPLPLSTTEAPPASLSLTLTPSPAQPSSVVESDSEGPPKMEFVDNRIKTLDEKLRNLLYQEHSGAAAPGAGGGAVAPSPPPVSQTAASTASTGGDETLELSTFQPLSGHLPGSSSDTSPQSSSSTSSTSSSSSSTTSRSSSTSPEPEAQRAEEEVGASEGPQIDQALPSGSGSGSGSAAPPPSSLLMPQQEDSVEPQRQPVPGEPTVLAVSPHSDTSAHGEASADPKQQAIPLRQGLQQQQQNAGDGKDGQPLTEEKEDVPLNPTVSRKGRFQVTPVPQPPEPSPPKEQAQSLRSSHRKVGRFSVTQAEAAKREEAHTDSSPVSPDLERERRKARGKEGEEGKRTPALSHPPRGHSHGHSPLGSSDDEESEMEDEELRKELHRLREKHIKEVVSLQAQQNRELQGLYQQLRSIKDHRHTLPLPLPRTPPLPMTPTSLSPRRPRPNKVKLRPRPHSHLDNNGVASPGVQQSSSYSGGEHSRLPPYRHPESTTSLSAKRDHSPPRKSTFTDELHKLVDDWTKEAVGPAPPKPSLNQIKQIQQGQELWGQPAEVAPPCWFPVAPLNPQSSPAPSSLPGAAPSHYTGGGGGGGGGGGGGGGGGGGGACRTLRSPGATPPTHLAPVPQLQPSVHLHQSLQQMSYQQPPLRQQLPQPRVQSPLQTQSQPMQSQAPASATHLPPQTQPLLPSQKPASTVPPSAPTDSSTVTGATFCSCSSSSSSSCCSSSSCSTAPLPSSAKLHPAPPATPLPLGQP